In Holophagales bacterium, one DNA window encodes the following:
- a CDS encoding PqqD family protein: MEPETTRYRKNEDLAFRLVAGEAVIVPVRGGVADLRCLFTLNEVGAAIWQLLEPEQSMASIVARLTEEFDVSSEQAQSDLDEFLEALSSRGLIEPVAEASL; encoded by the coding sequence ATGGAACCCGAGACAACCCGGTACCGGAAGAACGAGGACCTGGCGTTCCGGTTGGTGGCCGGCGAGGCCGTGATCGTGCCGGTCCGCGGCGGCGTGGCAGACCTTCGTTGTCTCTTCACCCTGAACGAAGTCGGGGCGGCCATCTGGCAGCTTCTCGAACCGGAGCAGAGCATGGCGTCGATCGTCGCCCGGTTGACGGAGGAGTTCGACGTCAGCTCCGAACAGGCGCAGAGCGACCTCGACGAGTTCCTCGAGGCCTTGAGCTCCAGGGGACTGATCGAGCCCGTCGCAGAAGCGTCGCTCTGA
- a CDS encoding polysaccharide biosynthesis protein — MSAEREGIPASARDARAQLEPTGEEALRRSWKSRLLTRWMQCALDGAALTAGFVFAYLLRFEFLIPPAQLREGLTHLPLAVGLQFASLVATGVYSYVWRYVSLGDLRAFGKAALASGGLLLALRFGLPSGLQAWRVPVSVIVLSTVLGYGAVVALRVARRLQWEWSERRRRVVPASAERTQVPVLLIGAGQAGMLAVRELQSRGESEIDVRGFIDDDPSKQGTVVHGVKILGTVRDLPRLVREMAIDHVIITIAETRSENLKRIVALCESIPVRVRAMPGLFEILQGTVTVSRFRDVNLEDLLGRPTVRLEGGAVDALLAGRCVLVTGAGGSIGSELARQVARFRPARLLLLERAENALFEIDREMRGVAPGLPIVPLLADIGDEGRMRRIFAEYRPRVVAHAAAHKHVPMVEANPCEAVKNNLFGTLGLAELAAEHEVETFVLISTDKAVRPTSVMGATKRMAELVVQEVARRRGGRFVAVRFGNVMGSAGSVIPIFQRQIQEGGPVTVTHPEMKRYFMTIPEAVQLVLQAAAMGRGGEIFVLDMGEPVRILELAERLITLSGFRPYEEIPIEVTGMRPGEKLFEEIELEGERMEKTHHPKIYVGRLQPMASAELAAALSELRLASGQNDTEAVRSLLQRSLTEAHLEVVG, encoded by the coding sequence ATGAGTGCAGAGCGAGAGGGGATACCGGCGAGCGCCCGGGACGCACGCGCCCAGCTCGAGCCGACCGGCGAAGAGGCGCTGCGCCGCTCGTGGAAGAGCCGCCTGCTGACGCGCTGGATGCAATGTGCCCTCGACGGCGCGGCGCTGACCGCGGGGTTCGTCTTCGCGTATCTGCTGCGTTTCGAGTTCCTGATCCCTCCGGCGCAGTTGCGTGAAGGCCTCACGCACCTTCCCCTCGCCGTCGGCTTGCAGTTCGCGAGCCTGGTGGCGACGGGGGTCTATTCCTACGTCTGGCGATACGTCAGCCTCGGCGATCTGCGGGCGTTCGGCAAGGCCGCGCTGGCTTCGGGAGGACTGCTTCTCGCGCTGCGCTTCGGATTGCCGTCGGGATTGCAGGCGTGGCGCGTTCCGGTCTCGGTGATCGTCCTGTCGACGGTGCTCGGCTACGGTGCGGTCGTCGCCCTGCGGGTGGCGCGACGGCTGCAGTGGGAATGGAGCGAACGCCGCCGGCGCGTCGTTCCGGCGTCGGCGGAGCGAACGCAGGTGCCGGTGCTGTTGATCGGCGCCGGTCAGGCGGGGATGCTCGCGGTGCGCGAGCTGCAGAGCCGAGGCGAGTCGGAGATCGACGTCCGCGGCTTCATCGACGACGACCCGAGCAAACAGGGGACGGTCGTGCACGGGGTGAAGATCCTTGGGACGGTCCGCGACCTGCCGCGCCTGGTGCGCGAAATGGCGATCGACCACGTGATCATCACCATCGCCGAGACGCGGTCGGAGAACCTCAAGCGCATCGTCGCGCTCTGCGAGTCGATTCCGGTCCGCGTCCGTGCCATGCCCGGTCTTTTCGAGATCCTGCAGGGGACGGTGACGGTCTCCCGCTTCCGCGACGTCAACCTCGAGGACCTCCTGGGACGCCCGACGGTGCGGCTCGAGGGTGGTGCGGTCGACGCGTTGCTCGCCGGCCGCTGCGTGTTGGTCACCGGGGCCGGTGGCTCGATCGGCTCGGAGCTGGCGCGCCAGGTGGCACGTTTCCGTCCGGCGCGACTTCTCCTGCTCGAGCGGGCGGAGAACGCGCTCTTCGAGATCGACCGCGAGATGCGCGGCGTCGCGCCGGGTCTGCCGATCGTCCCCCTGCTCGCCGACATCGGCGACGAAGGGAGGATGCGGCGGATCTTCGCGGAATACCGGCCGCGCGTGGTCGCCCATGCCGCCGCGCACAAGCATGTGCCGATGGTCGAAGCCAACCCGTGCGAAGCCGTCAAGAACAACCTCTTCGGCACGCTCGGCCTCGCCGAGCTGGCGGCCGAGCACGAAGTCGAGACCTTCGTGCTGATCTCGACCGACAAGGCGGTCCGGCCGACGTCGGTGATGGGTGCGACGAAGAGGATGGCCGAGCTCGTGGTGCAGGAGGTCGCGCGCCGTCGCGGCGGTCGTTTCGTCGCGGTGCGTTTCGGCAACGTGATGGGCTCGGCGGGGTCGGTCATCCCGATCTTCCAGCGCCAGATCCAGGAGGGCGGCCCGGTCACGGTTACCCATCCGGAGATGAAGCGCTACTTCATGACGATTCCCGAGGCGGTGCAGCTCGTCCTGCAGGCCGCGGCGATGGGGCGCGGCGGCGAGATCTTCGTCCTCGACATGGGCGAGCCGGTGCGAATTCTCGAGCTCGCCGAGCGGCTCATCACCCTCTCCGGCTTTCGCCCGTACGAGGAAATTCCCATCGAAGTCACCGGGATGCGGCCGGGCGAGAAGCTCTTCGAGGAGATCGAGCTCGAAGGCGAGCGGATGGAAAAGACGCACCATCCGAAGATCTACGTCGGGCGGCTCCAGCCGATGGCGAGCGCGGAGCTTGCCGCGGCGCTCTCCGAGCTCCGTCTGGCGAGCGGCCAGAACGACACCGAGGCGGTGCGGTCGCTCCTCCAGCGGTCCCTGACGGAAGCTCACCTCGAAGTCGTCGGCTGA
- a CDS encoding acyltransferase family protein has protein sequence MTTPATARELPDVDTSVPAIDEGIQGLRGLAILLLVAVHSSRALRGTGELDLVAEVNDAFLFVRMPLFAAISGWVFALRPPGPGGVVAFVRRRARRLLLPQLAYGLVVLLVGVFPPRLVWPDSWTTVVAVLGQPRAHFWFVQALFLILLLVLALEAADGFCTPLRWVAVTAVALLAPTLLPADLPRSGRLGGVAFLLGYFLLGLGLQRFGERIFTRAVVAPAVVVLLVGVVLQQLVGLGIVELERERGSMLSLLVGVPAVLLLLRHRAAASLLAWLGPYSFAIFLYHRDGITLGQRALQRASEPFGTAGSWLLVLGGAVGLPILAHAVLVRSRPTRRLFLGLP, from the coding sequence ATGACGACGCCGGCGACGGCGAGGGAGCTGCCCGACGTCGACACCTCGGTGCCGGCGATCGACGAAGGGATCCAGGGGCTGCGAGGCCTGGCGATCCTGCTGCTCGTCGCCGTGCACTCGTCGCGCGCCCTGCGCGGGACGGGTGAGCTCGACCTTGTCGCCGAGGTCAACGACGCGTTCCTGTTCGTCCGCATGCCGCTCTTCGCCGCCATTTCGGGATGGGTCTTCGCTCTGCGACCCCCGGGTCCGGGGGGCGTCGTGGCCTTCGTGCGGCGACGGGCGCGCCGGCTCCTCCTGCCTCAGCTCGCCTACGGCCTCGTCGTGTTGCTCGTCGGGGTCTTCCCGCCGCGGCTCGTCTGGCCGGACTCGTGGACGACCGTCGTCGCGGTCCTCGGTCAGCCTCGCGCTCACTTCTGGTTCGTGCAGGCGCTCTTCCTGATCCTGTTGCTGGTCCTGGCGCTCGAGGCCGCCGACGGGTTTTGCACCCCGTTACGCTGGGTGGCGGTGACAGCGGTGGCGCTGCTCGCCCCGACGCTGCTACCGGCCGACCTGCCCCGTTCGGGCCGACTCGGCGGAGTCGCCTTCCTGCTCGGCTACTTCCTCCTGGGCCTGGGGCTGCAACGATTCGGAGAGCGGATCTTCACGCGCGCGGTTGTCGCGCCGGCGGTGGTTGTTCTTCTGGTGGGTGTCGTACTGCAACAACTCGTCGGGCTCGGCATCGTCGAGCTCGAACGGGAGCGGGGAAGCATGCTCTCGCTTCTCGTCGGCGTGCCGGCCGTCTTGCTTCTCCTGCGGCATCGCGCGGCGGCCAGCCTTCTTGCCTGGCTCGGGCCGTACTCGTTCGCCATCTTCCTCTACCACCGCGACGGGATCACCCTCGGCCAGAGAGCCCTCCAGCGCGCCAGCGAGCCGTTCGGCACGGCGGGCAGCTGGCTGCTCGTCCTCGGCGGTGCCGTCGGGCTGCCGATCCTGGCGCACGCCGTCCTGGTGCGATCGCGGCCGACCCGCCGGCTCTTCCTCGGCCTGCCGTGA
- a CDS encoding nucleotidyltransferase family protein: MARSERRRDPGELLERLRGIVRASGWLGGEAPPLPPELAARAMLEGLGPLLGARICAGVLAAERAEDAQRLAAQHLIVGGLETQQHQVLERIAVPLAGRGIPFVLLKGIALRGRVHPPGTRSMTDLDLLVPRERFDEALAAGQEAGFGLKGDARRALTVSRYHERVLTLDGALVDLHAGLSAWPLFSVPHAELFARSQPDAGACGGLQLPAEELFVSLALHATQHGFMVPLRSTVDALATIVRLAPDPVGVVKIARRWSVATGTALLLAWLERLGFAAAAWSEARRQLAPGLLVDRFAEELPFDDEAAGWRRGLRIERRRRARLLDRRARAMLFAAYRGTLLVGDLALRLTPQAWRERLQGTAERACRATGEI, translated from the coding sequence ATGGCCCGTAGCGAGAGGCGGCGTGACCCGGGGGAGTTGCTCGAGCGGCTCCGCGGCATCGTCCGGGCGAGCGGATGGCTCGGAGGCGAGGCGCCGCCGCTGCCTCCCGAGCTCGCGGCGCGGGCGATGCTCGAGGGCCTCGGCCCCCTGCTCGGCGCCCGCATCTGCGCCGGTGTCCTCGCCGCCGAGCGCGCCGAGGACGCGCAGAGGCTCGCGGCGCAACACCTGATCGTCGGCGGTCTCGAGACCCAGCAGCACCAGGTGCTCGAACGGATCGCCGTTCCGCTCGCCGGGCGGGGAATCCCCTTCGTGCTGCTCAAGGGCATCGCGTTGCGCGGCCGCGTCCATCCTCCGGGCACGCGATCGATGACCGACCTCGACCTGCTCGTGCCGCGCGAGCGCTTCGACGAGGCGTTGGCCGCCGGGCAGGAGGCGGGTTTCGGGCTGAAGGGCGATGCGCGCCGCGCCTTGACGGTCTCGCGCTACCACGAGCGCGTGCTGACGCTCGACGGCGCGCTCGTCGACCTCCACGCCGGTCTCTCCGCCTGGCCGCTCTTTTCCGTCCCGCACGCGGAGCTCTTCGCTCGATCGCAGCCGGACGCCGGGGCCTGTGGCGGGCTGCAGCTCCCGGCCGAGGAGCTCTTCGTCTCGCTCGCGCTCCACGCCACCCAGCACGGGTTCATGGTGCCGCTGCGCTCGACGGTCGATGCGCTGGCGACGATCGTGCGCCTCGCTCCCGATCCTGTCGGCGTGGTGAAGATCGCCAGGCGCTGGAGCGTGGCGACCGGGACGGCGCTGCTGCTCGCCTGGCTCGAGCGGCTCGGCTTCGCCGCCGCGGCGTGGAGCGAGGCGCGCCGGCAGCTCGCGCCCGGGCTCCTCGTCGATCGCTTCGCCGAGGAGCTTCCCTTCGACGACGAGGCGGCCGGCTGGCGACGGGGGTTGCGCATCGAGCGTCGGCGGCGCGCGCGACTGCTGGACCGTCGCGCGCGCGCGATGCTCTTCGCGGCCTATCGCGGAACGCTGCTCGTCGGAGACCTGGCGCTGCGCCTCACCCCGCAAGCCTGGCGGGAGCGGCTCCAGGGGACGGCCGAGCGGGCGTGTCGAGCAACCGGGGAGATCTAG
- a CDS encoding S24/S26 family peptidase: protein MSRNPREGDAPVDRAERSPVVRELAIALDGSELAGLVEELVARGVPVRFQAKGGSMSPWIRDGDVVTVAPIGGEEVGGSENGQSPRAPRLGDVAAFRRQPTGRLTVHRLVRREAEGWIARGDRLAGEDGRVRREELLGLVTRVERAGREIWVPRGLAGLLLATLSRVALGARARWLRR from the coding sequence GTGAGCCGAAACCCCCGGGAAGGCGATGCACCGGTCGACCGCGCGGAGCGCTCGCCTGTCGTTCGAGAGCTCGCGATCGCCCTCGACGGCTCCGAGCTGGCCGGGCTGGTCGAGGAGCTCGTGGCGCGCGGCGTTCCGGTGCGCTTCCAGGCGAAGGGCGGCAGCATGTCGCCGTGGATCCGCGACGGCGACGTGGTGACCGTGGCGCCGATCGGTGGCGAGGAGGTGGGCGGCAGCGAGAACGGCCAGAGCCCTCGCGCACCCCGTCTCGGGGACGTGGCTGCGTTTCGAAGGCAGCCAACGGGGCGACTGACCGTGCACCGGCTCGTGCGGCGCGAGGCCGAGGGTTGGATCGCACGCGGTGATCGGCTCGCCGGGGAGGACGGGAGGGTCCGCCGCGAAGAGCTGCTCGGCCTCGTCACCAGGGTGGAGAGGGCGGGGCGTGAGATCTGGGTGCCGCGAGGGCTCGCGGGTCTGCTGCTGGCGACGCTCTCGCGCGTCGCGCTCGGGGCCAGAGCGAGGTGGTTGCGGCGATGA
- the vanZ gene encoding VanZ family protein, which yields MRREHLALAVWTVLVVVLLLLPGGWLSGPELAGIATVAGIPHFDKLVHAFLFGVLAWLACGSLRQIGARWPVMLALLGAVLLGTMLELIQPIVDRSGELEDALADGGGAFLAAALWGRGGRSRRRD from the coding sequence ATGCGGCGCGAACATCTGGCCCTGGCGGTGTGGACCGTCCTGGTCGTCGTGCTGCTGCTGCTCCCCGGTGGCTGGCTCTCCGGGCCGGAGCTCGCGGGGATCGCGACGGTCGCAGGAATCCCGCATTTCGACAAGCTCGTGCACGCGTTCCTCTTCGGGGTGCTGGCCTGGCTCGCGTGCGGCTCGTTGCGGCAGATCGGGGCACGGTGGCCGGTGATGCTGGCCCTGCTGGGGGCCGTTCTTCTGGGGACGATGCTCGAGCTGATCCAGCCGATCGTCGACCGCAGCGGTGAGCTCGAGGATGCCCTCGCCGACGGTGGCGGAGCTTTCCTCGCGGCGGCGCTATGGGGGCGCGGTGGGCGCTCCCGCCGCCGCGACTGA
- a CDS encoding ABC transporter ATP-binding protein produces MASLPIDGLTRLRRAVSMVAAAAPRAFAALGALTAAQGLLPLAGLFCASRVVDAVSARDLDGSLAWLAAAAGTAIAAAVLGSLGTMLSERLAETVRDDVAARIQRQSAAVDLAYYEDPSFHDTLHRAQQEGSWRAPRLAHGLSQLGREGAALLAVTALLATLRWWLAGILLLAAVPGLFVRVRFSRQLFGLQRGEAHDERAALYHGWLLTSPQWAAEIRLFGLGEYLHRRWYGLRRGITSRRFALTRRRAHADSLAQAFAVAALFGTFAFLARQAIAGSVSIGAFVMYFGAIQRGLAALQGLLASLASLWEDGLFLRHLGDFLGLAPRVVDPPVPRPFPTALQRGIRFEGVSFRYRTGGALALDRLDLEIPAGKVLALVGRNGSGKSTFVKLLLRLYDPECGRITVDGLDLREASGADIRRRAAVLLQEYGRFAFPAVDNVRLGDVQRLIPGRPSPVDASADPRLLRAARLAGVSPDIESLPRGWETVLGNVFDDGRELSAGQWQRLALARTLYRDERESPLLVLDEPSAALDPLAERDFVDRLVEAARGRTTLLISHRFSSVRSADSIAVLDAGRLVETGTHEELLRRDGLYAQMFRAQAVPYR; encoded by the coding sequence ATGGCCTCGTTGCCGATCGACGGCCTCACCCGCCTGCGCCGCGCCGTCTCGATGGTCGCCGCAGCGGCTCCGCGGGCGTTCGCGGCGCTCGGCGCGCTGACCGCCGCCCAGGGGCTCCTTCCTCTCGCCGGCCTGTTCTGCGCGAGCCGCGTCGTCGACGCGGTCTCGGCACGCGACCTCGACGGCTCGCTCGCCTGGCTCGCCGCCGCCGCCGGCACCGCGATCGCCGCCGCCGTTCTCGGCTCGCTCGGCACGATGCTCTCCGAACGGCTCGCCGAGACCGTCCGCGACGACGTCGCCGCGCGGATTCAGCGCCAGTCGGCCGCCGTCGACCTCGCCTACTACGAGGACCCGTCGTTCCACGACACACTTCACCGGGCGCAGCAGGAAGGCTCCTGGCGCGCGCCACGGCTCGCCCACGGCCTTTCGCAACTCGGCCGCGAGGGTGCGGCACTGCTCGCGGTGACCGCCCTGCTCGCCACCCTGCGCTGGTGGCTCGCCGGCATCCTGCTGCTTGCCGCGGTGCCGGGTCTTTTCGTCCGTGTGCGCTTCTCACGCCAGCTCTTCGGTCTGCAGCGGGGCGAGGCTCACGACGAGCGTGCCGCGCTCTACCACGGCTGGCTCCTGACCTCGCCGCAATGGGCCGCCGAGATCCGCCTCTTCGGCCTCGGCGAGTATCTCCACCGCCGCTGGTACGGCCTGCGTCGCGGCATCACTTCTCGCCGCTTCGCTCTCACCCGCCGCCGCGCCCATGCCGATTCCCTCGCCCAGGCGTTCGCCGTCGCCGCACTCTTCGGCACCTTCGCCTTTCTCGCGCGCCAGGCGATCGCCGGCAGCGTCTCGATCGGCGCCTTCGTCATGTACTTCGGAGCGATCCAGCGCGGCCTCGCAGCGCTCCAGGGGCTCCTGGCCTCGCTCGCCTCGCTGTGGGAGGACGGTCTCTTCCTGCGCCATCTCGGCGACTTCCTCGGTCTCGCCCCACGGGTCGTCGACCCCCCGGTGCCGCGGCCGTTTCCGACGGCGCTGCAGCGAGGAATCCGCTTCGAGGGGGTGAGCTTCCGCTATCGGACCGGCGGCGCGCTCGCGCTCGATCGCCTCGACCTCGAGATCCCCGCCGGCAAGGTCCTCGCCCTCGTCGGCCGCAACGGCTCGGGCAAGTCGACCTTCGTCAAGCTCCTGCTGCGCCTCTACGACCCGGAGTGCGGGCGGATCACCGTCGACGGTCTCGACCTGCGGGAGGCGAGCGGCGCCGACATCCGACGCCGCGCCGCGGTGCTGCTGCAGGAGTACGGCCGCTTCGCCTTTCCCGCCGTCGACAACGTCCGACTCGGCGACGTCCAGAGACTCATCCCCGGGCGCCCGAGCCCGGTCGACGCCTCCGCCGACCCGCGTCTCCTGCGCGCCGCCCGCCTCGCCGGCGTCTCGCCGGACATCGAATCGCTCCCGCGTGGCTGGGAGACGGTGCTCGGCAACGTCTTCGACGACGGTCGCGAGCTCAGCGCCGGCCAGTGGCAGCGGCTCGCGCTCGCCCGCACCCTCTACCGCGACGAACGCGAGTCGCCACTGCTCGTCCTCGACGAGCCCTCCGCCGCGCTCGACCCGCTCGCCGAGCGCGACTTCGTCGACCGCCTCGTCGAGGCCGCTCGCGGTCGCACTACGCTGCTCATCAGCCACCGCTTCTCGAGCGTTCGTTCCGCCGACTCGATCGCCGTCCTCGACGCCGGTCGCCTCGTCGAGACCGGTACCCACGAGGAGCTCCTCCGGCGCGACGGCCTCTATGCGCAGATGTTCAGGGCCCAGGCGGTGCCGTATCGATAG
- a CDS encoding ATP-dependent 6-phosphofructokinase: MESDQLVVKSLGEATRPSPLQVITEDTFVEPDERTLISPYLAAARSAFSRGEEPASFEIAGPRRMLYFDPPRTRVAIASCGGISPGLNAVIRGLVMQLWHRYGTREIFGVRHGYGGLRSGSELMPLAPQELRQAHEQGGTLLGTSRGTPPTSEIVDTLVENGIDIFFPIGGDGTLRGALAIAEEIERRGLKIAVVGLPKTIDNDIPWVRRSFGFQTAVRVAAEAVRAAHTEATSVRFGIGLVKLMGRNAGFLAANAALATGHANFCLIPESPFALEGEDGLLALLERRLASRSHALIVVAEGAGQQYFREEDRPLDPSGNRKLGDIGLYMKQRIEQHFAMRGRPLTLKYIDPSYIVRSAPADTWDALHCARLAQNAVHAAMAGRTALLIGYWHGQMTHVPLAALRGERRTVNPNGELWWTVLESTGQPLKIGDPTLIETPTA; encoded by the coding sequence ATGGAATCGGACCAACTCGTCGTCAAGTCGTTGGGGGAGGCCACCCGGCCGAGCCCGCTGCAGGTCATCACCGAGGACACCTTCGTCGAGCCCGACGAGCGGACGCTGATCTCGCCCTACCTCGCCGCGGCGCGCTCCGCCTTCTCCCGTGGCGAGGAGCCAGCGTCGTTCGAGATCGCCGGACCGCGACGGATGCTCTACTTCGACCCGCCGCGAACGCGCGTCGCCATCGCGAGCTGCGGCGGCATCTCGCCGGGGCTCAACGCGGTGATCCGCGGCCTGGTCATGCAGCTCTGGCACCGCTACGGCACGCGCGAGATCTTCGGCGTGCGGCACGGCTACGGCGGCCTGCGCTCGGGCAGCGAGCTGATGCCGCTCGCCCCGCAGGAGCTGCGCCAGGCGCACGAACAGGGTGGGACGCTTCTCGGCACCTCGCGCGGCACGCCGCCGACGAGCGAGATCGTCGACACGCTGGTGGAGAACGGGATCGACATCTTCTTCCCCATCGGCGGCGACGGAACGCTGCGTGGGGCCCTCGCCATCGCCGAAGAGATCGAACGGCGGGGTCTGAAGATCGCGGTCGTCGGCCTTCCGAAGACGATCGACAACGACATCCCCTGGGTGCGGCGCTCCTTCGGCTTCCAGACCGCCGTCCGGGTGGCCGCCGAGGCGGTGCGTGCCGCGCACACCGAAGCGACCTCGGTGCGCTTCGGCATCGGTCTGGTGAAGCTGATGGGCCGCAACGCCGGATTCCTCGCCGCCAACGCGGCGCTGGCCACCGGTCACGCGAACTTCTGCCTCATCCCCGAGTCACCGTTCGCGCTCGAAGGCGAGGACGGTCTGCTCGCGCTCCTCGAACGGCGGCTCGCCTCGCGCTCGCACGCGCTGATCGTCGTCGCCGAGGGGGCCGGGCAGCAGTACTTCCGCGAAGAGGACCGCCCGCTCGACCCCTCGGGCAACCGCAAGCTCGGCGACATCGGCCTCTACATGAAGCAGCGGATCGAGCAGCACTTCGCGATGCGCGGACGGCCGTTGACCCTCAAGTACATCGACCCGAGCTACATCGTCCGCTCGGCCCCGGCGGACACCTGGGATGCGCTGCATTGCGCGCGACTGGCGCAGAACGCCGTCCACGCGGCGATGGCGGGGCGGACGGCGCTGCTCATCGGCTACTGGCACGGCCAGATGACCCACGTGCCGCTCGCCGCTCTGCGGGGCGAGCGCCGCACGGTCAATCCCAACGGCGAGCTCTGGTGGACGGTGCTCGAGTCGACCGGGCAGCCGCTGAAGATCGGCGACCCGACGCTGATCGAGACGCCGACGGCCTGA
- a CDS encoding radical SAM protein, which translates to MTIGRTTSAVFSQGLWAKTAGQRIPLSGVAELTRRCNMGCQHCYTNLAASDPQALSNELSASEWCRILGEVSAAGCFYLLFTGGEVLVRDDFSTIYKHAKRQGLLVTVFTNGTLVTPAIAALFSEWPPFQVEISIYGATAATHDRLTGRPGSFERCLQGIRLLLEHRVPVTLKTMALSLNAHELVAMKRLANDELGVGFRFDALVNPRLDCSQTPLAVRLSSEQAVALDLENPERLPEWRRFLARTLAPPQPQGQEDLLFHCGAGVCSFAIDPFGGLAPCVLFQESNYDLRSGSFAEGWQGALAALRQRRASRLTPCSACHIKPMCGMCPATAVLEAGSPEEPVTFLCEVAHLRAAVLGVAVPAHGPCSYCEPGPERDRLKVAAARLLKAFPNAIQEAGQQPPLRVLSGA; encoded by the coding sequence ATGACGATCGGCCGGACGACCTCCGCGGTCTTCTCCCAGGGGCTCTGGGCGAAGACCGCCGGGCAGCGGATCCCGCTTTCCGGAGTGGCAGAGCTGACGCGCCGCTGCAACATGGGCTGCCAGCACTGCTACACCAACCTCGCCGCCAGCGATCCGCAAGCCCTGTCGAACGAGCTCTCGGCCAGCGAGTGGTGCAGGATCCTCGGCGAGGTCTCCGCCGCCGGCTGCTTCTACCTCTTGTTCACCGGCGGCGAGGTCCTCGTTCGCGACGACTTCTCGACCATCTACAAGCATGCGAAACGCCAGGGGCTCCTGGTCACCGTCTTCACCAACGGCACGCTCGTCACCCCGGCGATCGCCGCGCTGTTCTCCGAGTGGCCACCCTTCCAGGTCGAGATCTCGATCTATGGCGCGACTGCCGCCACGCACGATCGTCTGACCGGCCGCCCCGGGTCGTTCGAGCGGTGCCTGCAGGGCATTCGCCTTCTCCTCGAGCACCGGGTTCCGGTGACGCTCAAGACGATGGCGCTCAGCCTGAATGCGCACGAGCTGGTCGCGATGAAGCGCCTGGCGAATGACGAGCTCGGCGTGGGTTTTCGTTTCGACGCGCTGGTGAACCCCCGGCTCGACTGCTCTCAGACGCCGCTCGCCGTGCGGCTCTCCAGCGAGCAGGCCGTGGCCCTCGACCTGGAGAACCCGGAGCGGCTCCCGGAGTGGCGACGGTTTCTCGCTCGGACGCTCGCCCCTCCCCAGCCGCAAGGCCAGGAGGACCTGCTGTTCCACTGCGGTGCCGGGGTGTGTTCGTTTGCCATCGACCCGTTCGGCGGGCTTGCGCCTTGCGTTCTCTTCCAGGAATCCAACTACGACCTGCGGTCTGGGAGCTTTGCGGAGGGCTGGCAGGGGGCACTGGCTGCGCTCCGGCAGCGGCGCGCCTCTCGACTCACCCCGTGCTCCGCGTGCCACATCAAACCCATGTGCGGAATGTGCCCGGCCACGGCGGTGCTCGAAGCTGGGAGCCCCGAGGAACCGGTGACGTTTCTCTGCGAGGTCGCCCACCTGCGCGCCGCGGTCCTCGGCGTGGCGGTCCCGGCCCACGGCCCCTGCTCCTACTGTGAGCCCGGCCCGGAGCGAGATCGCCTGAAAGTCGCTGCGGCCCGGCTCCTGAAGGCGTTTCCGAATGCGATCCAGGAAGCCGGGCAGCAACCGCCTCTGCGCGTGCTCAGCGGAGCCTGA